Proteins encoded together in one Flavobacteriales bacterium window:
- a CDS encoding FAD-linked oxidase, translated as MPYPPGIEPLDLPQWTNRHGNFTQPLRAGASFKLFNLDLPSRTASYNATTANMRWLIGEAQRGRFRLRALGRGWSFSKVNVSEGGLLDTMDLRLSFNLTDAFVDPAFLARGRRSQDLMLVQCGMSVAMLNDRLERAGQERRMLRASGAAHGQSIVGAFSTNTHGGAFRFGAVHDQIVGLHLVVGPDRHVWLERASDPVVNSAFTDRLTGVELLRDDELFNAALVSFGSFGIIHGVLLEGQPIALLEEHRRVGVQLNDRTRDLLNTGDWERFPDLVPSPHNAAGAAPFHFEVGFNPHQLAENDADKGLFLKVMYRIPYRADYPRIPKDPTFEYGDNTFEVLQRALDILGPRGEHLIPGIVNVLYPLAYKAAEVRTGTMSEHFNSTRVRGRAASLAIGIPAADTARTMELVLALNRERPFAGVTALRYVKGSPATLAFTRFPLTCVLEMDGVDSTGTNTFYRALVQRMDASGRPFTMHWGKVNHMLNEALVHRMFGVDAVDRWCRARTTLLDAEAREVFTNGFLEQCGLHRARTIV; from the coding sequence ATGCCCTACCCGCCCGGCATCGAACCCCTCGACCTCCCGCAGTGGACCAACCGCCACGGGAACTTCACGCAGCCCCTGCGCGCTGGGGCCTCCTTCAAGCTCTTCAACCTGGACCTGCCCAGCCGCACCGCCTCCTACAACGCCACCACGGCCAACATGCGGTGGCTGATCGGCGAGGCGCAACGCGGGCGCTTCCGGCTGCGCGCCCTGGGCCGCGGCTGGTCCTTCAGCAAGGTGAACGTGAGCGAGGGCGGCCTGCTCGACACCATGGACCTGCGGCTCTCCTTCAACCTCACCGATGCGTTCGTGGACCCCGCCTTCCTGGCGCGCGGCCGCCGCAGCCAGGACCTGATGCTGGTGCAGTGCGGCATGAGCGTGGCCATGCTGAACGACCGGCTGGAACGCGCCGGCCAGGAGCGGCGCATGCTGCGGGCCTCGGGCGCCGCGCACGGGCAGAGCATCGTGGGCGCCTTCAGCACCAACACGCACGGCGGCGCCTTCCGCTTCGGGGCCGTGCACGACCAGATCGTGGGCCTGCACCTGGTGGTGGGCCCGGACCGGCACGTGTGGCTCGAGCGGGCGAGCGACCCGGTGGTGAACTCCGCCTTCACCGACCGGCTCACCGGCGTGGAGCTGCTGCGCGACGACGAGCTCTTCAACGCCGCCCTGGTGAGCTTCGGCAGCTTCGGCATCATCCACGGCGTGCTGCTCGAAGGGCAGCCCATCGCGCTGCTCGAGGAGCACCGGCGCGTGGGGGTGCAGCTGAACGACCGCACGCGCGACCTGCTGAACACCGGCGACTGGGAACGCTTTCCCGACCTGGTGCCCTCGCCACACAACGCCGCCGGGGCCGCGCCCTTCCACTTCGAGGTGGGCTTCAACCCGCACCAGCTGGCCGAGAACGATGCGGACAAGGGGCTCTTCCTGAAGGTGATGTACCGCATCCCCTACCGCGCGGACTACCCGCGCATCCCCAAGGACCCCACGTTCGAGTACGGCGACAACACCTTCGAGGTGCTGCAGCGGGCGCTGGACATCCTGGGGCCGCGGGGCGAACACCTCATCCCCGGCATCGTGAACGTGCTGTACCCGCTGGCCTACAAGGCGGCCGAGGTGCGCACCGGCACCATGAGCGAGCACTTCAACAGCACGCGGGTGCGCGGCCGCGCCGCCAGCCTGGCCATCGGCATCCCCGCGGCCGACACGGCGCGCACCATGGAGCTGGTGCTGGCGCTGAACCGTGAGCGGCCCTTCGCCGGCGTCACCGCCCTGCGCTACGTGAAAGGCTCGCCGGCCACGCTCGCCTTCACCCGCTTCCCGCTCACCTGCGTGCTGGAGATGGACGGTGTGGACAGCACGGGCACCAACACCTTCTACCGCGCCCTGGTGCAGCGCATGGACGCCTCGGGCAGGCCCTTCACCATGCACTGGGGCAAGGTGAACCACATGCTGAACGAGGCGCTGGTGCACCGCATGTTCGGGGTGGATGCGGTGGACCGCTGGTGCCGGGCGCGCACCACCCTGCTGGACGCCGAGGCGCGCGAGGTGTTCACCAACGGCTTTCTGGAGCAATGCGGCCTGCACCGGGCCCGCACCATCGTGTAA
- a CDS encoding winged helix-turn-helix domain-containing protein — protein sequence MILTQEQQKQTLRLIADKMPDQLKLPYALWSRKAIALLIKERFGVVLPERTMTDYLSRWGFSAQKPMRRAAEQRPELVRKWREEVYPAIKRRAELEGADIHWGDETGLRNDDVRGRSFAKRGKTPVVRVLNKRFGRSIISTITNRGQMRWMVFKGALDAEIFQISSHV from the coding sequence ATGATCCTGACGCAAGAGCAGCAGAAGCAGACACTTCGGCTGATCGCTGACAAGATGCCCGATCAATTGAAGTTGCCCTATGCGCTGTGGTCACGCAAGGCCATCGCGCTGTTGATCAAAGAACGCTTCGGCGTAGTGCTGCCCGAACGCACGATGACCGACTACTTGAGCCGTTGGGGCTTCAGCGCACAGAAGCCGATGCGCCGCGCAGCAGAACAGCGGCCCGAACTGGTGCGCAAGTGGCGTGAAGAGGTCTATCCGGCGATCAAGCGCAGGGCCGAATTGGAGGGCGCGGACATCCATTGGGGGGATGAGACCGGCCTGCGCAATGATGATGTGCGTGGACGGAGCTTCGCCAAGCGTGGCAAGACGCCGGTGGTGCGTGTGCTGAACAAGCGCTTCGGCCGTTCGATCATCTCCACCATCACCAATCGCGGCCAGATGCGGTGGATGGTCTTCAAGGGCGCCCTTGATGCGGAGATCTTCCAGATTTCCTCGCACGTTTGA
- a CDS encoding transposase: MIKGAKRKVFLILDNLPVHHAKVLRPWLEKHKERIELFFMPGYSPELNPVEVANADLKKNVTSAPPPRTEEQLVENILAHYRSVSKKPKHIKSYFGHPDVRYAA; encoded by the coding sequence TTGATCAAAGGGGCAAAGCGCAAGGTGTTCCTCATCCTGGACAACCTGCCGGTGCATCATGCCAAAGTCCTGCGCCCATGGCTGGAAAAGCACAAGGAGCGCATCGAACTGTTCTTCATGCCGGGCTACTCACCCGAACTCAACCCCGTGGAGGTGGCCAATGCCGACCTGAAGAAGAACGTGACCAGCGCTCCGCCGCCGCGCACCGAGGAGCAACTCGTTGAGAACATCTTGGCCCATTACCGAAGCGTGTCCAAGAAGCCCAAGCACATCAAAAGCTACTTCGGTCACCCCGATGTTCGATATGCCGCATGA
- a CDS encoding ATP-binding protein, which yields MKHKVHQQQRLEASSRSLIQPFGEVCFENESLRLGDHWDNYYFEHLRFVAESLDPEKYLIVGRRGSGKSSLLEHFKYQTRYKNAGCIIVNNDHDYYEEMFRVSSELHVQSSRLKKLVSVWEHVFWQLAFTKLREREPRLDNVLDPIEEHAGFASIVKSVVAGVLSKFAMENASAVIDAVSKRLQSTRMVEAREMALAVTSKYPLFIAIDSREQYEVRSQEEMQITAALIECASRFNLQYAGRGLHIKVCVADEVFPYIKEDAISNTAKHIRDPLFITWRPKDLMRLICWRLHKYLVTVGLPHISEQEVNWDSFEDIHAKIWLRHFDEKLLNRCGIEERSWPYVLRHTHLKPRQLVQLCNRIARLAGERNEFPRFTGATIRDAVRQCEVDLADELINSYRSVYPRIGEIISALEGAPVEFKANFLDRMAHRTAGQWPDRTYSAYEFKKLVMELGVVGRRRGYTDEKTCILRADFEYFFDDRIYLTESDHCVIHPMFFAKLNINRTDPKRICIYPFPENKEFIN from the coding sequence ATGAAACACAAGGTACATCAGCAGCAGCGTTTGGAGGCGTCGTCAAGAAGCCTGATCCAACCTTTCGGAGAGGTCTGCTTCGAGAACGAGAGCCTGAGACTTGGGGATCATTGGGACAACTATTATTTTGAACACCTGCGCTTCGTCGCAGAATCGCTGGACCCCGAGAAGTACTTGATCGTTGGACGTCGGGGAAGCGGGAAGTCATCGCTCTTGGAGCACTTCAAGTATCAGACCCGCTATAAGAATGCAGGATGCATCATTGTGAACAATGATCATGATTACTATGAGGAGATGTTCAGGGTGAGCTCTGAACTGCACGTTCAGAGCTCGCGTCTCAAGAAGTTGGTCTCGGTATGGGAGCATGTCTTCTGGCAGCTGGCATTCACCAAATTGCGCGAGCGGGAGCCGCGCTTGGATAACGTACTGGATCCGATCGAAGAGCATGCGGGATTCGCGAGCATTGTCAAGAGCGTGGTCGCTGGGGTCTTGTCCAAGTTCGCCATGGAGAACGCCTCTGCCGTTATCGATGCCGTAAGCAAAAGACTTCAAAGCACCCGGATGGTGGAGGCACGGGAGATGGCGTTGGCCGTCACTTCGAAATACCCGCTGTTCATCGCGATCGATTCACGGGAGCAGTACGAGGTGCGGAGCCAGGAAGAGATGCAGATCACGGCAGCGCTCATCGAATGCGCCTCCCGCTTCAATCTGCAATATGCCGGCCGAGGGTTGCACATCAAAGTATGTGTCGCTGACGAGGTCTTCCCTTACATCAAGGAGGACGCCATATCGAACACGGCGAAGCACATCCGTGATCCCCTGTTCATCACGTGGAGGCCCAAGGACCTGATGCGCTTGATCTGCTGGCGGTTGCACAAATACCTGGTCACCGTGGGGCTGCCGCACATCAGCGAACAGGAGGTGAATTGGGATTCGTTCGAGGATATCCATGCCAAGATCTGGCTCAGGCATTTTGATGAGAAACTGCTCAACCGATGCGGAATTGAGGAGCGGTCGTGGCCATACGTGCTCAGACACACACACCTGAAGCCTCGACAACTGGTTCAATTGTGTAATCGTATCGCGCGACTGGCGGGGGAGCGGAACGAGTTCCCGCGGTTCACTGGTGCCACGATACGCGACGCCGTTCGGCAGTGCGAGGTGGATCTGGCAGATGAATTGATCAATTCCTATCGGTCCGTATACCCAAGGATCGGTGAGATCATCTCGGCGTTGGAAGGAGCTCCGGTCGAGTTCAAGGCCAACTTCCTGGATCGTATGGCTCATCGAACAGCAGGCCAATGGCCGGACCGGACATACTCCGCGTATGAGTTCAAGAAGTTGGTCATGGAACTGGGTGTGGTCGGACGCAGGAGAGGGTATACCGATGAGAAGACCTGTATCCTTCGGGCGGATTTCGAGTACTTTTTCGATGATAGGATATACTTGACCGAGAGCGATCATTGTGTGATCCATCCGATGTTCTTCGCCAAGCTGAACATCAATAGGACCGATCCCAAACGCATTTGTATCTATCCGTTCCCGGAAAACAAGGAGTTCATCAATTGA
- a CDS encoding FAD-binding protein, with amino-acid sequence MPHAPRPIRGRDQWWNSTYTTELHPLRLERPRTLADLERVVNEARALGLRVRAVGRGHSSSDAPFTEDVLVDTARLDRIAAYTAARTPGPYVEVEAGVRVRDLNTALDRMGLSIRAMGGYNGQSVVGAILTGTHGSSMDYGALSRMVRSLVLVVADGPMAHSIRIEPSAGFSDPARGPANGPLLLQDDEAFHSAVVSMGALGLVHSMVLEAEPTYFLKEVRRESDWTRTKDELRNGLLDRYSGVFVQINPYEEPGRETTLVMTHQRVAAIDRVRRLREDLLFGIGWLNNAIRNPLLLLAGHFRFTYWLLVWRLNRRPERIGRLLRSAIRGQRDKGYTQTAHRVFYQGAAHLKLRAYDTENALPLRQAPGGEHYLDVVDGLLDMLRELHARHGFHLSSPVGLRFVRRSAHWLTPEHERDVCYVDAPVLRDAYGNSNCVGRVQQYLKKHGAIPHWGKRNEVFDHAHIRRCYPRFDAWARQRDRFDPERRFANAFTERLLGP; translated from the coding sequence ATGCCCCACGCTCCCCGACCGATCCGCGGCCGCGACCAATGGTGGAACAGCACCTACACGACCGAACTGCATCCGCTGCGCCTGGAGCGGCCGCGCACGCTGGCGGACCTGGAACGCGTGGTGAACGAGGCCCGCGCGCTGGGCCTGCGCGTGCGTGCCGTGGGGCGCGGCCACAGCAGCAGCGATGCGCCCTTCACCGAGGACGTGCTGGTGGACACCGCGCGCCTGGACCGCATCGCCGCCTACACGGCCGCACGCACGCCGGGCCCGTACGTGGAGGTGGAGGCGGGCGTGCGCGTGCGCGACCTCAACACCGCGCTTGACCGCATGGGGCTCAGCATCCGCGCGATGGGCGGCTACAACGGGCAGTCGGTGGTGGGTGCCATCCTCACCGGCACGCACGGCTCGTCCATGGACTACGGCGCGTTGAGCCGGATGGTGCGCTCGCTGGTGCTGGTGGTGGCCGATGGTCCGATGGCGCACAGCATCCGCATCGAGCCCTCCGCCGGCTTCAGCGACCCCGCGCGCGGGCCCGCCAACGGCCCCCTGCTGCTGCAGGACGATGAGGCCTTCCACAGCGCCGTGGTGAGCATGGGCGCACTGGGCCTGGTGCACAGCATGGTGCTGGAGGCCGAGCCCACCTACTTCCTGAAGGAGGTGCGGCGCGAGAGCGACTGGACGCGCACGAAGGACGAGCTGCGCAACGGGCTGCTCGACCGCTACAGCGGCGTGTTCGTGCAGATCAACCCGTACGAGGAGCCCGGCCGCGAGACCACGCTGGTGATGACGCACCAACGCGTGGCGGCGATCGACCGTGTGCGCCGGCTGCGCGAGGACCTGCTGTTCGGTATAGGCTGGCTGAACAACGCGATCCGCAATCCGCTGCTGCTGCTCGCCGGCCACTTCCGCTTCACCTACTGGCTGCTCGTGTGGCGGCTGAACCGGCGTCCCGAGCGCATCGGTCGGTTGCTGCGCTCGGCGATCCGCGGCCAGCGCGACAAGGGCTACACGCAGACGGCCCACCGCGTGTTCTACCAGGGCGCGGCCCACCTGAAGCTCCGCGCCTACGATACGGAGAACGCGCTGCCGCTGCGGCAGGCGCCCGGCGGAGAGCACTACCTCGACGTGGTGGACGGCCTGCTGGACATGCTGCGTGAGCTGCATGCGCGCCACGGGTTCCACCTGTCGTCGCCGGTGGGCCTGCGCTTCGTGCGGCGCTCGGCGCATTGGCTGACGCCGGAGCACGAGCGCGACGTGTGCTACGTGGACGCACCGGTGCTGCGCGACGCCTACGGCAACTCCAACTGCGTGGGCCGCGTGCAGCAGTACCTGAAGAAGCACGGCGCCATCCCGCATTGGGGCAAGCGCAACGAGGTGTTCGACCACGCGCACATCCGGCGGTGCTACCCGCGCTTCGACGCGTGGGCACGGCAGCGCGACCGCTTCGACCCGGAACGCCGCTTCGCCAACGCCTTCACCGAGCGCTTGCTGGGCCCCTAG
- a CDS encoding patatin-like phospholipase family protein has protein sequence MMRLLHLGLRWWDRHHLSERLRALAVFLPGVLLVVVIHVLFLQLDQGRDLVRLTLEHPLRRGVLGLAVIALAYVSWYGARVVAFLRWARTGRHPRIRSVLPRLIGHGTYMAALVAVVRAGNGLQQWTCECPVILTVSLDAVWFVVLTRLCHALRVRVRARLIGAVRGDRAAVPRKLARLRVQLHALLFIGPLVLVVSGQDTRLQLPGLPWLVPVAMLVLMQSAFGVLVNLRSQWLPVIHPRVPRPGAPWPFLFPGREEEHRPQHHDMLPYDHELSHFRRFNLIATGLLAAHLLLWAFPAAAPAVGGLGIAWAGFALITGLVNLLRVLGRRTGLPIGLGLLGLVLLMGAVRDHHAVHLHTEKAPVRDERPDIAQALSNWYRRQPQGRKGPLPMVFVLADGGASRSGHWVLRVLDTLGRAEPCFPVKLFALSGTSGGAVGLAAYHLDLRLADANGSMGTTHSSLRADLLSPTLAHLLGPDLLNLGGGLWPDRARALEQALERADSAWGRPVRAVFNRYADTLPLLFLNTTRVHDGLPGVIASMRLCGDSDAVSRRTDLLAQRFAGDADLAFSTAAILSARFPYMSPAGGLYFNGRWNHYVDGGYFDNSGAGIVTEILRHIATLRMNSPDTAWIQRVRPVVLHISNTAPDRPDGGEGRLHTLANDLAAPLLTVLGTYTAQTGINDERLRAELRHSFRCDTCYVDINLYEQAADMDFTMSWSMSRQMQDSLDALARRHPKVTTALRRMRSAP, from the coding sequence ATGATGCGGCTGCTTCACCTTGGCCTCCGTTGGTGGGACCGTCATCACCTCAGCGAGCGCCTGCGCGCCCTGGCGGTGTTCCTGCCGGGTGTGTTGCTCGTGGTGGTCATCCATGTGCTGTTCCTGCAGCTCGACCAGGGCCGCGACCTGGTGCGCCTCACCCTGGAGCACCCCCTGCGCCGCGGGGTCCTGGGCCTCGCCGTCATCGCCCTCGCATATGTATCATGGTATGGCGCCCGCGTCGTCGCCTTCCTCCGCTGGGCGCGCACCGGCCGCCATCCCCGCATCCGCAGCGTGCTGCCGCGCCTCATCGGCCACGGCACCTATATGGCCGCCCTGGTGGCCGTGGTGCGCGCGGGCAACGGGCTGCAGCAGTGGACCTGCGAATGCCCGGTGATCCTCACCGTGTCGCTCGACGCGGTGTGGTTCGTCGTCCTCACCCGCCTCTGCCACGCCCTGCGCGTGCGGGTGCGGGCGCGCCTCATCGGCGCCGTGCGCGGCGACCGGGCCGCCGTTCCCCGCAAGCTGGCCCGGCTGCGCGTCCAGCTCCACGCCCTGCTCTTCATCGGCCCGTTGGTGCTCGTGGTGTCGGGTCAGGACACGCGGCTGCAGCTCCCCGGGCTGCCGTGGCTTGTGCCGGTGGCCATGCTCGTGCTGATGCAAAGCGCGTTCGGCGTGCTGGTCAACCTCCGCAGCCAGTGGCTGCCGGTGATCCACCCTCGTGTGCCGCGGCCCGGAGCGCCGTGGCCGTTCCTGTTCCCCGGCAGGGAGGAGGAGCACCGGCCGCAGCATCACGACATGCTGCCCTACGACCATGAGCTGAGCCACTTCCGGCGGTTCAACCTGATCGCCACGGGGCTCCTGGCGGCGCACCTGCTCTTGTGGGCCTTCCCTGCGGCGGCACCCGCGGTGGGGGGGCTCGGCATCGCCTGGGCGGGCTTCGCGCTCATCACCGGCCTGGTGAACCTGCTGCGGGTGCTCGGCCGTCGCACGGGCCTGCCCATCGGGCTCGGGCTGCTGGGGCTTGTGCTCCTGATGGGCGCCGTGCGCGATCACCACGCCGTGCACCTGCACACGGAGAAAGCCCCCGTGCGCGACGAACGGCCCGACATCGCGCAGGCCTTGTCGAACTGGTATAGGCGTCAACCGCAGGGCCGGAAGGGCCCACTGCCCATGGTCTTCGTGCTGGCCGATGGCGGTGCCAGCCGCAGCGGCCATTGGGTGCTGCGCGTGCTGGACACCCTGGGCCGGGCCGAACCGTGCTTCCCGGTGAAGCTCTTCGCCCTCAGCGGCACCAGCGGCGGCGCCGTGGGGCTCGCGGCCTATCACCTGGACCTGCGTCTTGCCGACGCGAACGGCAGCATGGGTACCACGCACAGCAGCCTGCGCGCCGACCTGCTGAGCCCCACGCTCGCCCACCTGCTCGGCCCCGACCTGCTCAACCTGGGCGGTGGCCTCTGGCCCGATCGCGCGCGCGCGCTGGAGCAGGCCCTCGAACGGGCCGACAGCGCCTGGGGACGACCGGTGCGCGCCGTGTTCAACCGGTATGCGGACACGCTGCCCCTGCTCTTCCTCAACACCACTCGCGTGCACGATGGCCTGCCCGGCGTGATCGCCAGCATGCGGCTCTGTGGCGACAGCGACGCGGTGAGCCGCCGCACCGACCTGCTCGCCCAACGCTTCGCCGGCGATGCGGACCTGGCCTTCAGCACCGCCGCCATCCTCAGCGCGCGCTTCCCCTACATGAGCCCCGCCGGCGGCTTGTACTTCAACGGCCGGTGGAACCACTATGTGGACGGCGGTTACTTCGACAACAGCGGCGCCGGCATCGTCACCGAGATCCTGCGCCACATCGCCACCCTGCGCATGAACAGCCCGGACACCGCGTGGATCCAGCGCGTGCGGCCCGTGGTGCTGCACATCAGCAACACGGCGCCCGATCGTCCGGACGGCGGTGAGGGCCGCCTGCACACCCTGGCCAACGACCTGGCCGCACCGCTGCTCACCGTGCTGGGCACCTACACCGCACAGACCGGCATCAACGACGAGCGCCTGCGCGCCGAGCTGCGCCATAGCTTCCGCTGCGACACCTGCTATGTGGACATCAACCTCTACGAGCAGGCCGCCGACATGGACTTCACCATGAGCTGGAGCATGAGCCGCCAGATGCAGGACTCGCTGGACGCGCTCGCCCGCCGGCACCCCAAGGTGACCACCGCCCTGCGCCGCATGCGTTCGGCACCGTGA
- a CDS encoding DEAD/DEAH box helicase family protein, which yields MSPLTPEQLARERIDQMLAASGWAVQDKQALNPSASLGVAVREYDTDVGPADYILFVDRVPVGVVEAKKPTEAEKFTVHEEQATGYASAKLRWTIGQSNLPFIYLSTGEVTRHWDMRDPKPRAREVFSFHRPESLQEWLKEDSLRTRLTKFPGLDPAGLRSCQVNAITNLEKSLSQNKPRALVQMATGSGKTFTAITSVYRLLKPPVRMRRVLFLVDTKNLGEQAEQEFQSYTPNDDKRKFTELYAVQRLSSSFIDPGAQVCISTIQRMYSILQGVEMAEGAEEAPAADVARAMAVAATHASPVNGHGATDAARTPPPVAYNPSIPPEFFDLIIIDECHRSIYNLWRQVLEYFDAYLVGLTATPDARTYAFFNENVVSEYTHEQAVADGVNVGHDAYVIETKVTQQGAEIKAQQYIDKRDRLTRTKRWEQADEDVRYTGTQLDRDVVNPSQIRTVIKAFKQAVETEIFPHRTEVPKTLIFAKTDSHADDIIQIVREEYGEGNEFCKKITYSTEEDPKSLLARFRNDYHPRVAVTVDMIATGTDVRPLELLLFMRDVKSKNYFEQMKGRGTRTLDADGLRKVTPSATTNKTHFVIVDAVGVLESCKTDSRPLERKPGVSLKDLMMQVVLGHRDEDTLTSLANRLTRMEKQLAPKEKEQFQEKAGGRSIQQVVHGLLEAHDPDTVAAHPGTDLPKRATVVFDDAAFREYVENARKKYEQLIDTVNRDEVLYAGPQGRVQEQAAAVVQTFKDFLAAKRDTLTALRIYYSQPYRRKELTFQMVTELAEELAKPPFNLTVVRVWDAYERGAASGHGPRGSGTGADVPEARSPKPAASFQRQLTDLVSLIRYELKIDDTLRPYADTVRKNFQEWAFRKQAGQIKYTEAQMAWLHLVRDHIATSVHLDRDDLELGTMGQQGGLAKMYQLFGEEMDTLIDELNETLAA from the coding sequence ATGAGCCCCCTCACCCCCGAACAACTCGCCCGCGAGCGCATCGACCAGATGCTCGCGGCTTCGGGCTGGGCCGTGCAGGATAAGCAGGCCCTCAACCCCTCGGCATCACTCGGCGTGGCCGTGCGCGAGTACGACACCGACGTGGGCCCCGCCGACTACATCCTCTTCGTAGACCGTGTGCCCGTGGGCGTGGTGGAGGCCAAGAAGCCCACCGAGGCCGAGAAGTTCACCGTGCACGAGGAGCAGGCCACCGGCTATGCCAGCGCCAAGCTGCGCTGGACCATCGGCCAGAGCAATCTGCCCTTCATCTACCTCAGTACCGGCGAGGTCACCCGGCATTGGGATATGCGCGACCCCAAGCCCCGCGCCCGCGAGGTGTTCAGCTTCCACCGGCCGGAGAGTTTGCAGGAATGGCTGAAGGAGGATAGCCTGCGCACGCGCCTCACCAAGTTCCCCGGGCTCGACCCCGCAGGACTGCGCAGCTGCCAGGTGAACGCCATCACCAACCTGGAGAAGAGCCTCAGCCAGAACAAGCCGCGCGCGCTGGTGCAGATGGCCACTGGCAGCGGCAAGACCTTCACCGCCATCACCAGCGTGTACCGCCTGTTGAAGCCGCCTGTGCGCATGCGCCGCGTGCTCTTCCTGGTGGACACCAAGAACCTGGGCGAACAGGCCGAGCAGGAGTTCCAGAGCTACACGCCCAACGACGACAAGCGCAAGTTCACCGAGCTGTATGCCGTGCAGCGGCTCAGCAGCAGCTTCATCGACCCCGGCGCGCAGGTGTGCATCAGCACCATCCAGCGCATGTACAGCATCCTGCAAGGGGTGGAGATGGCCGAGGGCGCCGAAGAGGCGCCAGCGGCCGACGTGGCCCGCGCGATGGCCGTAGCGGCGACGCATGCGTCGCCCGTGAACGGCCATGGCGCCACCGACGCCGCGCGTACGCCGCCCCCTGTTGCATACAATCCCTCGATCCCGCCCGAGTTCTTCGACCTCATCATCATCGACGAGTGCCACCGCAGCATCTACAACCTGTGGCGGCAGGTGCTGGAGTACTTCGATGCCTACCTGGTGGGCCTCACCGCCACACCCGATGCGCGCACCTACGCCTTCTTCAACGAGAACGTGGTGAGCGAGTACACCCACGAGCAGGCCGTGGCCGATGGCGTGAACGTGGGGCACGACGCCTACGTGATCGAGACCAAGGTGACCCAACAGGGCGCGGAGATCAAGGCGCAGCAGTACATCGACAAGCGCGACCGCCTCACACGCACCAAGCGCTGGGAGCAGGCCGATGAGGACGTGCGCTACACCGGCACCCAGCTGGACCGCGATGTAGTGAACCCCAGCCAGATCCGCACCGTGATCAAGGCCTTCAAGCAGGCGGTGGAAACGGAGATCTTCCCCCACCGCACCGAGGTGCCCAAGACGCTCATCTTCGCCAAGACCGACAGCCACGCGGACGACATCATCCAGATCGTGCGCGAGGAATACGGCGAGGGCAACGAGTTCTGCAAGAAGATCACCTACAGCACGGAGGAGGACCCCAAGAGCCTGCTGGCCCGCTTCCGCAACGATTACCACCCGCGCGTCGCCGTCACGGTGGACATGATCGCCACCGGCACGGATGTGCGGCCGCTGGAGCTGCTCCTCTTCATGCGCGATGTGAAGAGCAAGAACTACTTCGAGCAGATGAAGGGCCGCGGCACGCGCACCCTGGATGCCGACGGCCTGCGCAAGGTGACCCCCAGCGCCACCACCAACAAAACGCACTTCGTGATCGTGGACGCCGTGGGCGTGCTGGAGAGCTGCAAGACCGACAGCCGTCCGCTGGAGCGCAAGCCCGGTGTGAGCCTGAAAGACCTGATGATGCAAGTGGTGCTGGGCCATCGCGACGAGGACACGCTCACCAGTTTGGCCAACCGCCTTACGCGCATGGAGAAGCAGCTGGCGCCGAAGGAGAAGGAGCAGTTCCAGGAGAAGGCCGGTGGGCGCAGCATCCAGCAGGTGGTGCATGGGTTGCTGGAAGCGCACGACCCCGACACCGTGGCCGCGCACCCCGGCACCGATCTGCCGAAGCGAGCTACCGTGGTATTTGACGATGCCGCCTTCCGCGAGTACGTGGAGAACGCCCGCAAGAAGTACGAGCAGCTCATCGACACCGTGAACCGCGACGAGGTGCTCTACGCCGGTCCGCAGGGCCGCGTGCAGGAGCAGGCCGCCGCCGTGGTGCAGACCTTCAAGGACTTCCTCGCCGCCAAGCGCGACACCCTCACCGCCCTGCGCATCTACTACAGCCAGCCCTACCGCCGCAAGGAGCTCACCTTCCAGATGGTAACCGAACTGGCGGAGGAATTGGCGAAGCCCCCGTTCAACCTCACCGTGGTGCGGGTGTGGGACGCTTACGAGCGGGGCGCGGCTTCGGGCCATGGGCCTCGTGGCTCGGGCACTGGCGCAGACGTGCCCGAGGCCCGGAGCCCGAAGCCCGCGGCCTCCTTCCAACGACAGCTCACCGACCTCGTCTCCTTGATACGGTATGAGTTAAAGATCGACGACACGCTACGCCCCTACGCCGACACCGTGCGCAAGAACTTCCAGGAATGGGCCTTCCGCAAGCAGGCGGGACAGATCAAATACACCGAGGCGCAGATGGCCTGGCTGCACCTGGTGCGCGACCACATCGCCACCAGCGTACACCTGGACCGCGACGACCTGGAGCTGGGCACCATGGGCCAGCAGGGCGGCTTGGCGAAGATGTACCAGCTCTTTGGCGAGGAGATGGATACCCTTATTGATGAGTTGAACGAAACGTTGGCGGCGTGA
- a CDS encoding type II toxin-antitoxin system RelE/ParE family toxin — MKVSIENKHLLELYTTGASRKYRVPDNVAVEFVAAVRELQSAVTIHDIWRQHPKRKFERLKGHANRYSMRLNKQYRLELSVVWSNTEKTTGEFTVEDLSNHYD, encoded by the coding sequence GTGAAGGTCAGCATTGAGAACAAGCACCTTCTTGAACTGTACACGACCGGCGCCTCGCGGAAGTACCGCGTGCCGGACAACGTGGCCGTGGAGTTCGTCGCAGCGGTGCGCGAACTGCAATCCGCTGTCACGATACACGACATCTGGAGGCAGCATCCCAAGCGGAAGTTCGAACGGCTCAAAGGCCACGCGAACCGCTACTCGATGCGCCTGAACAAGCAATACCGGCTGGAACTGTCGGTGGTCTGGTCCAACACGGAAAAGACCACGGGCGAGTTCACCGTCGAGGACCTGAGCAACCACTACGACTGA